The Faecalibaculum rodentium genome segment CCAATCATATCAAAATGTTTCTATACAACTAGTATACTCTGGTCTTTGAAAAACTTGATAGGCTACGAAGCTCAGTAAAGCTAAGCTGCAACCAGTTGTTTCTGGACGTCTTTAAAGTAGTCGATCATACCCTGCCGGGTCTGGTGAGCACCGCTGATTAGAGTTCTTCCCAGTGATGCAAAGATACTCTTTTTCTTCCATTTCCGGCGACTCAGTTTCCACTCGAAGTCTGCTAATTCGTTCTCCAGAAACTGCAGTGCGATCCCGTGTGCAGTCCCCTGTACCTTGCTTCTGAAGTTGGAAATGATGTGATCCAGAGAGGACAGATGATCTGTATCCACTTCGAACTTTTGGGCATCCACCAGTTTGCCGGCTATATCCAGAGCCAGGTTGGCCGAACTCCGGTCACAATGCACTACACAGTCACTGGGGACTTCTTCTTCCAGAAACTTCTTCAGTTCTGCCTTATTCTCGCTGTGAACGATTCTGAATTTGACAGCATCTGTGGCTTCGAATACTTCCTCATCACCATCCATGTCGTCCCAGACATAGTGTTTGATCACAGCTGCAGCCACATTGACTTTACCTTCTGCTCCCCATCCACGCTTTCCATGCTTCTTTCCGCCATAGGAAAAGACATCCAGTTCGATCGCATCGCAATCAACGGCTATGTGAGTTTCGTTGTCCTGCTTCTGAGCCTGTTTGATCT includes the following:
- a CDS encoding transposase: MFKKSLFKDLTFADIHAQYSDPHDAERFFFDLKWKDGFVCSKCGHTHYTTVVRKNGSLRTVYQCAHCGHQESVTAGTALESTKAPLFSWILVMFAYVISKTGTSAKYISDLTGVSYHTTKLMLRKIKQAQKQDNETHIAVDCDAIELDVFSYGGKKHGKRGWGAEGKVNVAAAVIKHYVWDDMDGDEEVFEATDAVKFRIVHSENKAELKKFLEEEVPSDCVVHCDRSSANLALDIAGKLVDAQKFEVDTDHLSSLDHIISNFRSKVQGTAHGIALQFLENELADFEWKLSRRKWKKKSIFASLGRTLISGAHQTRQGMIDYFKDVQKQLVAA